The following are encoded in a window of Rosa chinensis cultivar Old Blush chromosome 4, RchiOBHm-V2, whole genome shotgun sequence genomic DNA:
- the LOC112199350 gene encoding putative disease resistance protein RGA3, with protein MAIVGLGGLGKTTLARSVTKQLKEGEMKRYFDATLWVYVSNAFDVNSILCRMLESYDCATGANLSSREALIGSLQQKLKEKRYFLVLDDVWNEDANNWDDLKRCLLQLNSAKGSFVIVTTRSAKVASIMETLSRCDLGTLSDDECWSILKDRVFADLNAPIPSELEEIGRLIAKKCAGLPLAAKVLGSLMRSKNGSNEWLSILQSKIWQVSSDKEDSKIMSVLGLSFDNLESPLKQCFAYCSMLERGSSIERDNLIQLWMAQGFLHPSHGHQTKQEIEMEDIGNKYFETLLENSLFQDATEDEDDYGVIITQCKMHDLVHDLANEVSQCESWTSDFNHEMDDNEIRHVARVPTAILEKMPKSSISRLRSFFLNIREVSNTIFPKFRALRVLSFCETENQELPYSLSKLKHLRYLDLFGTKIKALPEFIGKLYNLQTLRLPWNLKKCPKVIQNLINLRHFYFGEEMKFEAGILGRLTNLRTLPFFNVGEERGNAIKELGGLNQLRGHLIIIGLEHVRDGEEAMKARLVHKSHLSRLTFVWTDNEVPNENQTDVLDGLEPHGNLLSLTIGNFMGARFPSWISAEGEVVVFPCLEQLRIDGCDSLESIRITQGIASLGQLKISYCEALSSQEVGLDYCTSLQELDIDNCRNLVSIPTAQGMPSLRKLNLVACEGLSSLGSGLNYCTSLLELEIKICDNLTSIPITQGITSLRRLTILCCERLLSLPSGLQFCTSLKYLYIRDCSSLVSISASYVKCDHPDSTNQPEEISQGVDAYLSLQLEDCHTVESIPPNLRHLLICHCGKLKYVPTGFHLLTRLKELTIGPFWHKLDAFPDFQLPTNSQLEELWLFGWPKLKSLPQQIQHFTCLKEL; from the exons ATGGCCATTGTAGGATTGGGAGGCCTAGGTAAAACAACTTTGGCTCGCTCAGTTACCAAGCAACTGAAAGAAGGTGAAATGAAAAGGTACTTTGATGCAACATTATGGGTGTAtgtatcaaatgcttttgatgtcaATTCAATTTTATGTCGAATGCTGGAATCATATGACTGCGCGACTGGAGCAAATCTTTCAAGTCGGGAAGCATTGATTGGAAGCCTCCAGCAGAAGTTGAAAGAGAAAAGGTATTTTCTTGTACTTGATGACGTTTGGAATGAGGATGCTAATAATTGGGATGATTTGAAGCGTTGTCTATTGCAACTAAATTCTGCTAAAGGAAGCTTTGTGATTGTCACCACCCGTAGTGCCAAGGTTGCATCAATCATGGAAACACTTTCTAGGTGCGATCTAGGGACTCTATCGGATGATGAATGTTGGTCCATATTAAAGGATAGAGTATTTGCAGATCTTAATGCTCCGATACCTTCAGAACTAGAGGAAATTGGAAGGTTAATTGCCAAAAAGTGTGCTGGTCTTCCATTGGCGGCAAAG GTTTTGGGAAGCTTGATGCGTTCTAAGAACGGTAGCAATGAATGGTTGTCAATTCTGCAAAGTAAAATATGGCAGGTATCATCAGACAAAGAGGATAGCAAGATCATGTCAGTTCTGGGGTTGAGTTTTGACAATTTGGAATCACCATTGAAACAATGTTTTGCATATTGCTCCATGCTCGAGAGAGGTTCCTCAATTGAAAGAGATAACTTGATCCAACTATGGATGGCTCAAGGTTTTCTCCATCCTTCTCACGGTCACCAAACCAAGCAAGAGATTGAAATGGAGGATATAGGCAATAAGTATTTTGAGACTCTACTAGAGAACTCCTTGTTTCAAGATGCTACAGAGGATGAGGATGACTATGGTGTTATAATCACCCAATGCAAGATGCATGATCTTGTGCATGATCTTGCAAACGAAGTATCCCAGTGTGAGAGCTGGACATCAGACTTCAATCATGAGATGGATGATAATGAGATTCGACATGTTGCACGGGTTCCTACTGCAATACTAGAAAAGATGCCAAAATCAAGTATATCAAGATTGCGCTCATTCTTTTTAAATATCAGGGAGGTCTCTAATACCATTTTTCCAAAATTTAGAGCTTTACGTGTCTTAAGTTTTTGTGAGACTGAGAATCAAGAGTTGCCATATTCACTTAGCAAGCTGAAGCACTTGAGATATTTAGATCTTTTTGGTACAAAAATCAAAGCACTCCCAGAGTTTATTGGTAAGCTCTATAACCTCCAAACATTGAGATTACCTTGGAATCTTAAAAAGTGTCCAAAGGTGATTCAAAATTTGATCAACTTGAGGCATTTTTACTTTGGTGAGGAAATGAAATTTGAGGCTGGGATTTTGGGGCGATTAACTAATCTCCGAACATTGCCTTTCTTTAATGTGGGTGAGGAGAGAGGTAATGCAATTAAGGAGTTGGGTGGGTTGAACCAATTGAGAGGCCACTTAATTATTATTGGGCTAGAACATGTAAGGGATGGAGAAGAAGCAATGAAGGCTCGCTTGGTGCACAAGAGTCACTTAAGTCGGTTAACATTTGTATGGACAGACAATGAGGTACCTAATGAAAACCAGACAGATGTACTAGATGGCTTGGAACCTCATGGTAACTTGCTAAGCTTGACTATTGGAAATTTCATGGGTGCGAGATTTCCTTCATGGATATCAGCTGAAGGAGAGGTCGTGGTATTTCCTTGCCTCGAACAGTTGAGGATAGATGGTTGTGACAGCCTAGAGTCGATTAGGATCACACAGGGCATCGCATCTCTCGGTCAATTGAAGATCAGCTATTGTGAGGCATTATCAAGCCAAGAGGTTGGGCTCGATTACTGCACCTCTCTTCAGGAGTTGGATATAGATAATTGCCGTAATCTGGTTTCAATTCCAACCGCACAGGGCATGCCGTCTCTCCGGAAATTGAATCTCGTAGCGTGTGAGGGATTGTCAAGCCTAGGAAGTGGGCTCAACTACTGCACCTCTCTTCTGGAATTGGAGATTAAGATTTGTGATAATCTAACATCAATTCCAATCACACAGGGCATCACATCTCTCCGGAGGTTGACGATTCTTTGTTGTGAGAGATTATTAAGCCTACCGAGTGGGCTCCAATTCTGCACCTCTCTTAAGTATCTGTATATAAGGGATTGCTCTAGTCTAGTATCCATTTCAGCATCATATGTGAAGTGCGATCACCCGGACTCAACGAATCAACCGGAGGAAATTTCTCAAGGTGTTGATGCGTATTTGTCTTTACAGCTGGAGGATTGCCATACTGTAGAATCTATTCCACCTAATCTTCGTCACTTGTTGATATGTCATTGTGGGAAATTAAAATATGTACCCACAGGATTTCACCTCCTCACTCGTTTGAAGGAGCTGACAATTGGTCCGTTCTGGCATAAGCTAGATGCCTTCCCTGATTTTCAGCTTCCAACTAATTCACAACTTGAAGAATTATGGTTGTTTGGGTGGCCTAAGCTCAAGTCTCTGCCCCAACAAATTCAGCACTTTACTTGTTTAAAAGAACTCTAG